A single Sutterella megalosphaeroides DNA region contains:
- a CDS encoding TraI domain-containing protein, producing the protein MHDPNHPEFHSDLSSVSDASSAREVERFLEHPRIAPSAVDERLKVLVRSWRAREDEDAPERGSRPPEARPAVVSALLSAMAPVLKFFPSVAEAARGAEKGPRSSRGKGDVRDREALAKREREDVAERAAKARLRRAIPAWTWDEAHRPILAPAAPERILALNEGVLRRLSTAVGDEALFYAHVWPLVVRWAEAAQLLPRSPSGPFSEEGGLFRSGLETAVRSVEHFNAMLPRTDLEPKARRLYTVKMTVAACAAGLFYDAGVFESLRIEAIPEADAKRAGSPAADPFAFPTRRVVFEPMAETLCDFAKRHAGFVLELVWTKSVLEERARREAVLALKIREDDSGASEEEKDAEEGRPGFGNSSDDSEPSALSDADWAAFAARNRPSPRADAFYGRSFVLHLLPTLLPSATVRWLAHGTRLPGARDAGDSGLTGNASAWIDEAPVYAALQCVLLRSSAAVSAGPLARDVRILVEAVLRAHLDVMKRRDAAAVRISGRTQLHYAFADLIEKAVEGLVRDLSWRINPEEARIGAGANGRDDAEGAHGAHGENADAWDDLDDVDRLVDRTKEPFVRALLWGSDGLYGKFPETAIDVINYLREHFGLTDLPDDIHLVAAVMAEAGIVRTAAAGTVLHRVECPDGWDAEALGLPSGIRSWNALAFAHPEALVDLAIQSARGRVEVKPIEGPVTKILRDEERERAFAEGRDPSLGRPERPEAAGRPRLVWVVRTGSETSPAVARLVADAVDVLNDRPDAERFATNLGLFIPESAFPDGDLSDIEPLLRLSGLFVMRTSAGRAVLPGASNGATGSDSVRNSLNERKSRGPRVDREGLDVLWAADEIAGGAISARNAAGEGGAKFSNPAKPMKPRTRPSAPSDRLGVVIPATRVRIVGRWKNGRESEMPWPAPGRRLAGEE; encoded by the coding sequence ATGCACGACCCCAACCATCCCGAATTTCACTCCGACCTCAGTTCCGTCTCGGACGCTTCGTCTGCGCGCGAAGTCGAGCGTTTTCTCGAACACCCCCGCATCGCTCCGAGCGCCGTCGACGAGCGCCTCAAGGTGCTCGTTCGCTCCTGGCGCGCTCGGGAGGACGAGGACGCCCCCGAGCGGGGAAGCCGCCCGCCCGAAGCACGCCCCGCCGTGGTGTCGGCATTGCTTTCCGCAATGGCGCCCGTACTCAAATTCTTTCCTTCGGTCGCCGAGGCCGCGCGGGGTGCGGAAAAAGGCCCCCGTTCGTCCCGGGGGAAGGGCGATGTGCGCGATCGCGAAGCCTTGGCAAAGCGCGAGCGCGAGGACGTAGCCGAGCGCGCCGCCAAGGCGCGGCTTCGTCGAGCGATTCCCGCCTGGACCTGGGACGAAGCGCACCGCCCGATTTTGGCACCCGCAGCCCCCGAGCGGATTCTTGCGTTGAACGAGGGCGTCTTGCGACGTCTTTCGACGGCGGTCGGGGACGAAGCGCTTTTTTACGCGCACGTCTGGCCCCTCGTCGTACGGTGGGCCGAAGCGGCGCAACTTCTCCCTCGAAGTCCGTCGGGTCCCTTTTCGGAAGAGGGCGGGCTCTTTCGCTCGGGGCTTGAAACCGCGGTGCGGTCGGTGGAACACTTCAACGCGATGCTGCCGAGAACGGACCTGGAGCCCAAAGCCCGACGTCTTTACACCGTCAAGATGACGGTTGCGGCCTGTGCGGCGGGGCTCTTTTACGACGCGGGCGTTTTCGAGTCGCTTCGAATCGAAGCGATTCCCGAAGCGGATGCAAAGAGGGCGGGGTCGCCGGCGGCCGATCCCTTTGCTTTTCCGACGCGGCGCGTGGTGTTCGAGCCCATGGCCGAGACCCTCTGCGACTTCGCGAAGCGCCATGCGGGGTTCGTCCTGGAGCTCGTGTGGACGAAGTCCGTCCTCGAAGAGCGCGCGCGGCGCGAAGCGGTGTTGGCGCTCAAAATCCGCGAGGACGATTCGGGCGCGAGCGAAGAGGAAAAGGACGCCGAAGAGGGCCGTCCGGGATTCGGAAATTCGTCCGACGATTCGGAGCCCTCCGCTCTTTCGGACGCCGATTGGGCGGCCTTTGCCGCGCGCAACCGGCCGTCCCCGCGGGCGGACGCGTTTTACGGGAGGTCGTTCGTGTTGCATCTTCTCCCGACGCTCCTTCCGAGCGCCACGGTGCGCTGGCTCGCGCACGGCACGCGCCTACCCGGGGCGCGCGATGCGGGGGACTCCGGTTTGACGGGGAACGCCTCCGCGTGGATCGACGAAGCACCCGTCTATGCGGCCTTGCAGTGCGTGCTTCTGCGCTCTTCGGCCGCGGTTTCCGCCGGCCCCCTGGCGCGCGACGTGCGGATTCTCGTCGAAGCGGTCCTGAGGGCGCATCTCGATGTCATGAAGCGCCGCGACGCCGCGGCCGTGCGGATTTCGGGGCGCACGCAGCTCCACTACGCCTTTGCGGACCTCATTGAAAAGGCGGTCGAAGGGCTCGTGCGGGATCTCTCCTGGCGCATCAACCCGGAAGAGGCGCGGATCGGTGCGGGGGCAAACGGAAGGGACGACGCGGAAGGGGCGCACGGAGCGCACGGGGAGAACGCCGACGCCTGGGACGACCTCGACGACGTCGATCGGTTGGTCGACCGCACGAAAGAACCCTTCGTGCGGGCGCTTCTCTGGGGCTCGGACGGCCTTTACGGGAAGTTTCCCGAAACGGCGATCGATGTCATCAATTACCTGCGGGAGCATTTCGGTCTTACGGACTTGCCCGACGACATCCATCTTGTTGCCGCCGTCATGGCGGAAGCGGGGATCGTGCGTACGGCCGCGGCGGGAACGGTTCTCCACCGGGTCGAGTGCCCGGACGGGTGGGATGCGGAAGCCTTGGGATTGCCCTCGGGCATCCGCTCCTGGAATGCGCTTGCGTTTGCGCACCCCGAGGCTCTTGTGGACCTCGCGATTCAAAGCGCGCGGGGTCGCGTGGAAGTGAAGCCGATCGAAGGGCCCGTTACGAAAATCCTGCGCGACGAAGAGCGCGAGCGCGCCTTTGCCGAAGGGCGCGATCCCTCGCTCGGGCGCCCCGAGCGCCCGGAAGCGGCGGGGCGCCCGAGGCTTGTGTGGGTGGTGCGAACGGGGTCGGAAACGTCGCCCGCCGTGGCTCGCCTCGTCGCGGACGCCGTCGACGTCCTCAACGATCGACCGGATGCCGAGCGGTTCGCGACGAACCTCGGTCTTTTCATTCCCGAGTCGGCTTTCCCCGACGGGGATCTTTCCGACATCGAACCCTTGCTGCGTCTCTCGGGCCTCTTTGTCATGCGTACGAGCGCGGGGCGTGCGGTGCTCCCGGGGGCGTCGAACGGGGCGACGGGGTCCGACTCCGTCCGGAATTCCCTCAACGAGCGCAAATCCCGCGGTCCTCGGGTCGACCGCGAGGGGCTCGACGTGCTCTGGGCCGCGGATGAAATCGCGGGCGGTGCGATCTCCGCTCGAAACGCCGCGGGCGAGGGAGGAGCGAAGTTCTCCAACCCCGCGAAACCGATGAAACCGCGCACGCGCCCCTCGGCCCCGTCGGATCGCCTGGGTGTCGTCATTCCCGCCACGCGCGTTCGGATCGTCGGCCGCTGGAAAAACGGTCGCGAATCCGAAATGCCCTGGCCCGCGCCGGGGAGACGGCTCGCGGGCGAAGAGTGA
- a CDS encoding peptidase dimerization domain-containing protein yields the protein MRMFTITLKRTVALLAFVAAGAATAATATWTVTFEGPGGHSNGNYGNVNAVHAGARAVMELTRTAPDAVIAGMKGGNSVNSIASDCTFTVTATGDDKAIAAAKQAVDAAVQNAVKAENDFRGVKAGDTVRGAPAEIRATVK from the coding sequence ATGCGTATGTTCACGATTACCTTGAAGCGCACCGTCGCTCTTCTTGCCTTCGTCGCTGCCGGTGCCGCCACCGCCGCCACGGCCACCTGGACCGTCACCTTCGAAGGCCCGGGCGGGCACTCGAACGGCAACTACGGCAACGTCAACGCCGTGCACGCCGGGGCGCGCGCCGTGATGGAACTCACCCGCACGGCGCCCGACGCGGTGATCGCGGGGATGAAGGGAGGCAACTCCGTCAACTCCATCGCGAGCGACTGCACCTTCACCGTTACCGCCACGGGTGACGACAAGGCGATCGCCGCCGCGAAGCAGGCGGTCGATGCGGCCGTTCAAAACGCGGTCAAGGCCGAAAACGACTTCCGCGGGGTCAAGGCGGGCGACACCGTGCGCGGCGCGCCCGCGGAAATCCGCGCGACGGTGAAGTGA
- a CDS encoding AAA family ATPase, producing the protein MSIEKTSVYTDFTVPAAQFGSHLSDLNGCRAYRMSNQCAVEAEASRRIPRRDSTHRFNRQFFISASAWWNFATNEPLYISGPAGAGKTSSVLQWCAVVGQPVISVTVRPGMEKDELLGRWVANDRGGMDWVDGPATLCWRHGWLLLINEFSAAPAEMWVSANDILEGAPLEIDSTGERVERHPLTRVVVTDNTRGHASEHEAGYFGRSVMDLSVIDRFWHIRLEGLTVGEEALLLWKRVPDDLRARLPEKEALSVLTALADIAAASRKAAAQKTVGFDNRNHPLSHRALERMTTVLLRYAAGDIVLDRESQLIEWVVELGIANALDAVPRTALVTLVGTRLGQLAETLKRESARLQKSAPGASPRSASASTSASNDASPEGANPAPRSGTLF; encoded by the coding sequence ATGTCCATTGAAAAAACCTCGGTTTACACCGATTTCACGGTTCCGGCCGCCCAATTCGGGAGTCATCTCTCCGACCTCAACGGCTGCCGGGCTTACCGCATGTCGAACCAATGCGCCGTCGAGGCCGAGGCCTCCCGCCGCATTCCTCGCCGCGATTCCACCCATCGGTTCAATCGTCAGTTCTTCATCTCGGCCTCCGCCTGGTGGAACTTCGCGACCAACGAACCGCTCTACATCAGCGGTCCGGCGGGCGCGGGCAAAACCAGCTCCGTTCTGCAATGGTGCGCCGTTGTCGGTCAACCCGTCATCAGCGTCACCGTGCGTCCCGGGATGGAAAAAGACGAACTCCTCGGTCGTTGGGTTGCCAACGACCGCGGCGGCATGGACTGGGTCGACGGTCCCGCCACGCTCTGCTGGCGTCACGGGTGGCTTCTCCTCATCAACGAATTCTCCGCGGCTCCTGCAGAAATGTGGGTCTCCGCGAACGACATTCTGGAGGGGGCGCCGCTTGAGATCGACTCGACGGGCGAACGCGTGGAACGTCATCCGCTCACGCGCGTTGTCGTCACCGACAACACCCGCGGGCACGCCTCGGAGCACGAAGCGGGCTACTTCGGCCGATCGGTCATGGACCTGTCGGTCATCGACCGCTTCTGGCACATCCGTCTCGAAGGCCTCACGGTCGGCGAGGAGGCGCTCCTACTCTGGAAGCGCGTTCCCGACGACCTGCGCGCGCGTCTTCCCGAAAAGGAAGCGTTGAGCGTATTGACGGCGCTCGCCGACATTGCCGCCGCTTCGAGAAAGGCCGCCGCGCAAAAAACGGTGGGATTCGACAACCGCAACCACCCGCTCTCTCATCGTGCGCTCGAACGCATGACGACCGTGCTTTTGCGCTATGCCGCAGGAGACATCGTCCTCGATCGAGAATCGCAGCTGATCGAGTGGGTGGTGGAATTGGGGATCGCCAACGCACTCGATGCCGTACCGCGAACCGCCCTCGTGACGCTCGTCGGAACGCGCCTCGGACAGCTCGCAGAGACTCTGAAGCGCGAATCGGCTCGGTTGCAAAAGAGCGCGCCCGGGGCTTCGCCCCGAAGTGCTTCCGCTTCGACGAGCGCGTCGAATGACGCGTCTCCCGAAGGCGCAAACCCCGCTCCCCGCTCCGGAACGCTCTTTTGA
- a CDS encoding vWA domain-containing protein, producing the protein MPLITRNDLSLGEARYEQEKRLKALDRRDARKRAAKESAEREAAERAEAMRHLGVPEAVALAATSPEIPAASSLLPSAASSLPLLSPATSPVDARVRRSPDTVDPDQGVDAFTREMEEAFPALRAARLEANRLAADYSKMSLVEKRWEKGRMLLEEVKKAQKALARLMVIADIFKEIRPMLHAKLLAGDATVAQGMARVGLRVLCRNDGIEIRFDGATPCTNGQVIQLGRIDFSNPLGVIYAWGSGIHERNHVLYSDFRAVRDLKGFMLFLTNVFEDIRVDALGDRDLAGYRIWRNALYRVLSTDASAGFLRAEGLNTPALVAAGWLWALLTETVLEFKLPTRLREKTALRAEELFGADFRKSTESFVLGRFPLEDTYAARELAFDVLESFESETSTQAVSLRSQGLIDDSDVEAIDLMIENFNARAKSKDSDDSDSGRGRGSGRGRGGRDGRGGRGASRSGRSKKDSFDDADSADQPALFAPDGSVSGAAAPEGADSPEAKLERLRALRTVARESERSDDFSDPIASALRNLVGEVTYAIPEAEYVSQAQQLAMGLEAGRLFIEAYRSRGYVPERDAYAAWEKHAGHDSNALEARIAFQVTEELRTKTFGFGAALLDDIRRPVTQPVRKGTSGRTLLEDATIRLRTGNSRVFKVRGKAPGFSVALQIAVDLSGSVSAETGAILKCAAYRLEEVFKTTRGLAARTAVFPSRTRMGVIAVSDWDTPADDTYVRIAPIPGRGPTPVQEAAFWGLEGLSGRREERRILFVLSDGKFPEKQLQGYADELRMSGIELGLLLVGRPEGVEQPADVMSGDHIYGFPTVFVDRVESIPKGVRFLVRRTLDGTRGRGC; encoded by the coding sequence GTGCCGCTCATCACCCGCAACGACCTCTCGCTCGGAGAGGCCCGTTACGAGCAGGAAAAGCGCTTGAAGGCGCTCGACCGACGCGATGCCCGAAAGCGTGCCGCGAAGGAGAGCGCCGAGCGGGAAGCCGCCGAGCGCGCGGAAGCGATGCGACACCTCGGGGTGCCGGAAGCGGTCGCCCTTGCGGCGACTTCTCCGGAAATCCCGGCCGCTTCGTCGCTTTTGCCTTCGGCTGCGTCATCTTTGCCGCTCCTTTCTCCCGCGACGTCACCCGTCGACGCCCGCGTCCGACGATCGCCCGACACGGTCGATCCCGACCAAGGCGTCGACGCCTTCACACGCGAGATGGAAGAAGCGTTTCCCGCCTTGCGGGCGGCTCGCCTCGAAGCGAACCGTCTGGCGGCGGACTATTCGAAGATGTCGCTTGTCGAGAAGCGCTGGGAGAAGGGCCGAATGCTCCTCGAAGAGGTGAAGAAAGCCCAAAAGGCGCTCGCGCGCCTTATGGTGATTGCGGACATCTTCAAGGAGATTCGTCCGATGCTTCACGCAAAGCTCCTTGCAGGCGACGCGACCGTTGCCCAAGGCATGGCGCGCGTCGGTCTGCGGGTCCTTTGCCGCAACGACGGGATCGAGATCCGTTTCGACGGGGCGACTCCCTGCACGAACGGGCAGGTGATTCAACTCGGTCGAATCGACTTCTCGAACCCTCTCGGGGTGATCTACGCGTGGGGCTCCGGCATCCACGAGCGAAACCACGTGCTCTACTCGGACTTTCGGGCCGTTCGCGATTTGAAGGGCTTCATGCTCTTTCTCACGAACGTCTTCGAAGACATCCGCGTCGACGCACTCGGGGATCGGGACCTTGCGGGCTATCGGATCTGGCGCAACGCCCTCTATCGGGTGCTCTCGACGGACGCGTCGGCGGGGTTCCTGCGAGCCGAAGGTCTCAACACCCCCGCGCTCGTCGCGGCGGGTTGGCTCTGGGCGCTTCTTACGGAAACCGTGTTGGAATTCAAACTTCCGACGCGGCTTCGCGAGAAGACCGCCCTGCGCGCGGAGGAACTCTTCGGGGCGGACTTCCGTAAGAGCACGGAATCGTTCGTGCTCGGACGGTTTCCGCTCGAAGACACCTATGCCGCACGAGAGCTCGCTTTCGACGTTCTCGAGTCGTTCGAAAGCGAAACGTCGACTCAGGCGGTCTCGCTCCGTTCTCAGGGCCTTATCGACGACTCGGACGTCGAAGCAATCGATCTCATGATCGAAAACTTCAACGCCCGTGCGAAATCGAAGGACTCGGACGATTCGGACTCCGGCCGAGGTCGGGGTTCGGGTCGCGGACGAGGCGGACGAGACGGACGAGGCGGTCGGGGAGCTTCCCGATCGGGCCGCTCGAAGAAGGATTCCTTCGACGACGCGGACTCGGCCGATCAGCCGGCCCTCTTTGCTCCCGACGGTTCCGTCTCGGGTGCGGCCGCTCCGGAAGGGGCGGACTCGCCCGAGGCGAAGCTCGAAAGGCTGCGGGCCCTGCGAACGGTCGCGCGCGAAAGCGAGCGATCGGACGACTTCTCCGATCCGATCGCCTCCGCTCTTCGGAACCTTGTGGGTGAAGTGACCTACGCGATTCCGGAAGCGGAGTACGTTTCGCAGGCGCAACAGCTCGCCATGGGCTTGGAAGCGGGACGGCTTTTTATCGAAGCCTACCGCTCCCGCGGCTACGTTCCCGAACGGGACGCCTACGCGGCTTGGGAAAAGCACGCCGGGCACGATTCGAACGCTCTCGAAGCGCGGATCGCGTTCCAGGTGACCGAAGAGCTTCGCACGAAGACCTTCGGCTTCGGCGCCGCGCTTCTCGACGACATCCGCCGGCCCGTCACCCAACCCGTTCGGAAGGGGACGAGCGGGAGGACGTTGCTCGAGGACGCGACGATTCGCCTTCGCACCGGAAACTCTCGGGTTTTCAAAGTGCGGGGGAAGGCGCCGGGCTTTTCCGTCGCGCTTCAGATCGCGGTCGACCTCTCGGGGTCGGTCTCCGCGGAAACGGGTGCGATTCTGAAGTGCGCGGCCTATCGTCTTGAAGAAGTCTTCAAGACGACGCGGGGCCTTGCGGCGCGAACCGCCGTCTTTCCCTCGAGGACGCGCATGGGCGTGATCGCGGTCTCCGACTGGGACACGCCCGCCGACGACACGTACGTGCGCATCGCTCCGATTCCGGGGCGAGGGCCCACGCCCGTGCAGGAGGCGGCCTTCTGGGGTCTCGAAGGTCTTTCGGGACGCCGCGAAGAACGTCGGATCCTTTTCGTCCTCTCGGACGGAAAGTTTCCGGAAAAGCAGCTCCAAGGCTACGCGGACGAACTTCGGATGAGCGGGATCGAACTCGGGCTTCTCCTTGTGGGGCGCCCGGAAGGTGTCGAGCAGCCGGCCGACGTCATGTCGGGCGACCACATCTACGGGTTCCCGACGGTGTTCGTCGACCGCGTGGAATCGATCCCCAAGGGCGTGCGTTTTCTCGTAAGGCGTACGCTCGACGGGACGCGAGGCCGCGGGTGCTGA